In Electrophorus electricus isolate fEleEle1 chromosome 1, fEleEle1.pri, whole genome shotgun sequence, a single window of DNA contains:
- the fah gene encoding fumarylacetoacetase isoform X2, with amino-acid sequence MAAENFWKGLLALVLLTFNSSPEFNCNFNMSYIKVDANSDFSYHNLPYGVFSTPDNSRHRIGVAIGDHILDLSVVKHLFNGPELAARQDVFDQPTLNDFMGLGYDAWREARRYLQMFLSANESTLRDDVQLRSRAFVDQSFAVMHLPAEIGDYTDFYSSRDHATNVGIMFRGKENALMPNWLRLPVGYHGRASSLVVSGTPIRRPRGQMRPDPARDIQAWEYVPLGPFLGKNFGTTISPWVVPMEALMPFVEANPVQDPEPLPYLLHSDPYTFNINLFVSIKGVGMTKAASICESNFKYMYWTMKQQLAHHTVNGCNVRPGDLLASGTISGPEPKSFGSLLELSWRGSKMIDLGGGETRTFLKDGDEVTITGFCEGLGYRVGFGPCMGKILPALQQ; translated from the exons ATGGCTGCGGAAAACTTCTGGAAAGGCTTACTCGCACTAGTGCTGCTCACTTTCAACAGTAGTCCGGAGTTCAACTGCAACTTCAACATGTCCTACATAAAAGTTGACGCAAATTCAGACTTCTCTTATCACAACCTCCCTTATGGAGTTTTTTCGACTCCAGACAAT TCACGGCACAGGATCGGCGTTGCTATTGGAGATCACATCTTGGACTTGAGCGTCGTTAAGCATCTTTTCAACGGACCCGAACTCGCTGCGCGTCAGGACGTTTTCGACCAG CCTACGCTCAACGATTTCATGGGCCTTGGATACGATGCGTGGAGGGAAGCCAGAAGATACCTACAGATGTTTCTATCCGCAAACGAGTCCACGCTGCGGGACGATGTGCAGCTGAGGAGCAG agCTTTTGTTGACCAGAGCTTTGCAGTGATGCATCTACCGGCTGAGATAG GGGACTACACGGACTTCTACTCCTCCCGAGACCACGCCACTAACGTCGGGATCATGTTCCGTGGGAAGGAGAACGCGCTGATGCCCAACTG GCTAAGGCTACCAGTGGGCTATCATGGGAGAGCTTCCTCGCTTGTAGTCTCAGGAACCCCAATCAGAAGACCTCGGGGCCAGATGAGGCCAGACCCAG CCAGGGACATCCAGGCTTGGGAATACGTACCGTTGGGTCCCTTTTTAGGCAAGAACTTTGGCACCACCATCTCACCTTGGGTGGTTCCCATGGAGGCATTGATGCCCTTCGTGGAGGCCAACCCAGTTCAG GACCCGGAGCCCCTCCCATACCTCCTCCACAGTGATCCGTACACCTTTAACATCAACCTCTTTGTCTCCATCAAAG GGGTAGGCATGACCAAGGCAGCCAGCATTTGCGAGTCCAACTTCAAG TACATGTACTGGACCATGAAGCAGCAGCTGGCACATCACACAGTGAATGGATGCAACGTCAGACCAGGAGACCTACTAGCATCTGGCACCATCAGTggaccg GAACCCAAAAGCTTCGGCTCATTGTTGGAGCTCTCGTGGAGAGGTTCAAAGATGATTGatctgggtggaggagagacCAGGACTTTCCTTAAGGATGGAGATGAGGTCACCATTACAG GCTTTTGTGAGGGTCTGGGATACCGGGTGGGTTTCGGGCCATGCATGGGAAAGATCCTTCCTGCCCTGCAACAGTAA
- the mthfs gene encoding 5-formyltetrahydrofolate cyclo-ligase isoform X1: MATLRAAKQALRKEVKKRLASLSEEEKLRQSQIVSQKLFQHPRYKSSRRVAVFLSMADEVCTDAVVRAVLGSGKACFIPRYLAGGNHMDMLRLKSLEDLASLPITSWNIRQPADSDTEREEALSTGGLDLILMPGLAFNKAGNRLGRGRGFYDTYLQRCMTHPGGRPYTIALAFKEQLCEEVPTDDGDMLVDEVLHEDE; encoded by the exons ATGGCAACCTTGCGTGCAGCCAAGCAAGCTCTTAGAAAAGAGGTAAAGAAGAGACTGGCCTCTCTGAGTGAAGAAGAGAAACTTCGCCAGTCACAGATTGTGTCTCAAAAG CTGTTCCAGCACCCCAGGTACAAAAGCAGCCGGCGCGTGGCTGTGTTTCTGAGCATGGCTGACGAGGTGTGCACTGACGCTGTCGTCCGTGCCGTGCTTGGGAGTGGCAAAGCCTGCTTCATCCCCAGGTACTTGGCCGGCGGCAACCACATGGACATGCTGCGTCTGAAGAGCCTGGAGGATCTGGCCTCGCTACCCATCACCAGCTGGAACATCCGCCAGCCTGCCGACAGCGACACGGAGCGGGAAGAGGCCCTGTCTACAG GTGGGTTAGATCTGATCTTGATGCCGGGGCTGGCCTTCAACAAGGCCGGAAACCGTttggggagggggcggggcttctaCGACACGTACCTGCAGCGCTGCATGACGCACCCTGGAGGTAGACCCTACACCATCGCCTTGGCCTTTAAGGAACAGCTGTGTGAGGAGGTTCCGACGGACGATGGCGACATGCTCGTGGACGAGGTGCTCCACGAAGACGAATGA
- the zfand6 gene encoding AN1-type zinc finger protein 6 isoform X1: MNHFSGRAMAQDPKPTQAPLLCATGCGFYGNPRTNGMCSVCYRDSLQKHNGGGRVSEPVSASLGSVEACPPAQSAPVPPGPVLEENSSQGHVTTAAVEQAEPASETSQAKLKTDDVADLSVEPFTAGLDKSKPKKNRCFTCRRKVGLTGFGCRCGNLFCGVHRYSDLHSCTFDYKADAAQKIRKENPVIVGERIKKI, encoded by the exons ATGAACCACTTTAGCGG GAGGGCCATGGCTCAGGACCCCAAGCCGACCCAAGCACCCCTGCTGTGCGCCACGGGCTGCGGTTTCTACGGCAACCCGCGCACCAACGGCATGTGCTCCGTGTGCTACAGAGACTCCCTGCAGAAGCACAACGGTGGCGGCAGGGTCAGCGAGCCAG TGTCAGCCAGCCTGGGCAGCGTGGAAGCCTGTCCGCCCGCACAGTCCGCCCCGGTCCCGCCAGGCCCGGTGCTGGAAGAGAACAG CAGCCAAGGCCACGTAACCACAGCAGCAGTCGAGCAGGCGGAGCCTGCTTCAGAAACATCTCAGGCCAAGCTGAAGACAGATGATGTAGCAG ACCTCTCAGTGGAACCCTTCACCGCTGGGCTGGACAAGTCCAAACCGAAGAAAAACCGATGTTTCACCTGCCGCAGAAAAGTGGGCCTCACCG GCTTTGGGTGCCGCTGCGGGAACCTGTTCTGCGGTGTCCACCGGTACTCTGACCTCCACAGCTGCACTTTTGACTACAAGGCCGACGCGGCTCAGAAAATCAGGAAAGAAAACCCAGTCATCGTCGGGGAAAGAATTAAAAAGATCTGA
- the zfand6 gene encoding AN1-type zinc finger protein 6 isoform X3 gives MAQDPKPTQAPLLCATGCGFYGNPRTNGMCSVCYRDSLQKHNGGGRVSEPVSASLGSVEACPPAQSAPVPPGPVLEENSSQGHVTTAAVEQAEPASETSQAKLKTDDVADLSVEPFTAGLDKSKPKKNRCFTCRRKVGLTGFGCRCGNLFCGVHRYSDLHSCTFDYKADAAQKIRKENPVIVGERIKKI, from the exons ATGGCTCAGGACCCCAAGCCGACCCAAGCACCCCTGCTGTGCGCCACGGGCTGCGGTTTCTACGGCAACCCGCGCACCAACGGCATGTGCTCCGTGTGCTACAGAGACTCCCTGCAGAAGCACAACGGTGGCGGCAGGGTCAGCGAGCCAG TGTCAGCCAGCCTGGGCAGCGTGGAAGCCTGTCCGCCCGCACAGTCCGCCCCGGTCCCGCCAGGCCCGGTGCTGGAAGAGAACAG CAGCCAAGGCCACGTAACCACAGCAGCAGTCGAGCAGGCGGAGCCTGCTTCAGAAACATCTCAGGCCAAGCTGAAGACAGATGATGTAGCAG ACCTCTCAGTGGAACCCTTCACCGCTGGGCTGGACAAGTCCAAACCGAAGAAAAACCGATGTTTCACCTGCCGCAGAAAAGTGGGCCTCACCG GCTTTGGGTGCCGCTGCGGGAACCTGTTCTGCGGTGTCCACCGGTACTCTGACCTCCACAGCTGCACTTTTGACTACAAGGCCGACGCGGCTCAGAAAATCAGGAAAGAAAACCCAGTCATCGTCGGGGAAAGAATTAAAAAGATCTGA
- the fah gene encoding fumarylacetoacetase isoform X1 → MAAENFWKGLLALVLLTFNSSPEFNCNFNMSYIKVDANSDFSYHNLPYGVFSTPDNSRHRIGVAIGDHILDLSVVKHLFNGPELAARQDVFDQPTLNDFMGLGYDAWREARRYLQMFLSANESTLRDDVQLRSRAFVDQSFAVMHLPAEIGDYTDFYSSRDHATNVGIMFRGKENALMPNWLRLPVGYHGRASSLVVSGTPIRRPRGQMRPDPARAPVFGPSKQLDIELEMAFFVGPGNRLGEPIPVERAHEYIFGMVLMNDWSARDIQAWEYVPLGPFLGKNFGTTISPWVVPMEALMPFVEANPVQDPEPLPYLLHSDPYTFNINLFVSIKGVGMTKAASICESNFKYMYWTMKQQLAHHTVNGCNVRPGDLLASGTISGPEPKSFGSLLELSWRGSKMIDLGGGETRTFLKDGDEVTITGFCEGLGYRVGFGPCMGKILPALQQ, encoded by the exons ATGGCTGCGGAAAACTTCTGGAAAGGCTTACTCGCACTAGTGCTGCTCACTTTCAACAGTAGTCCGGAGTTCAACTGCAACTTCAACATGTCCTACATAAAAGTTGACGCAAATTCAGACTTCTCTTATCACAACCTCCCTTATGGAGTTTTTTCGACTCCAGACAAT TCACGGCACAGGATCGGCGTTGCTATTGGAGATCACATCTTGGACTTGAGCGTCGTTAAGCATCTTTTCAACGGACCCGAACTCGCTGCGCGTCAGGACGTTTTCGACCAG CCTACGCTCAACGATTTCATGGGCCTTGGATACGATGCGTGGAGGGAAGCCAGAAGATACCTACAGATGTTTCTATCCGCAAACGAGTCCACGCTGCGGGACGATGTGCAGCTGAGGAGCAG agCTTTTGTTGACCAGAGCTTTGCAGTGATGCATCTACCGGCTGAGATAG GGGACTACACGGACTTCTACTCCTCCCGAGACCACGCCACTAACGTCGGGATCATGTTCCGTGGGAAGGAGAACGCGCTGATGCCCAACTG GCTAAGGCTACCAGTGGGCTATCATGGGAGAGCTTCCTCGCTTGTAGTCTCAGGAACCCCAATCAGAAGACCTCGGGGCCAGATGAGGCCAGACCCAG CCAGAGCTCCTGTGTTTGGACCATCGAAGCAGTTGGACATTGAGCTGGAGATG gcATTCTTTGTGGGGCCAGGTAACAGGCTGGGAGAGCCCATTCCTGTGGAGCGAGCCCATGAGTACATCTTTGGCATGGTCTTGATGAACGACTGGAGCG CCAGGGACATCCAGGCTTGGGAATACGTACCGTTGGGTCCCTTTTTAGGCAAGAACTTTGGCACCACCATCTCACCTTGGGTGGTTCCCATGGAGGCATTGATGCCCTTCGTGGAGGCCAACCCAGTTCAG GACCCGGAGCCCCTCCCATACCTCCTCCACAGTGATCCGTACACCTTTAACATCAACCTCTTTGTCTCCATCAAAG GGGTAGGCATGACCAAGGCAGCCAGCATTTGCGAGTCCAACTTCAAG TACATGTACTGGACCATGAAGCAGCAGCTGGCACATCACACAGTGAATGGATGCAACGTCAGACCAGGAGACCTACTAGCATCTGGCACCATCAGTggaccg GAACCCAAAAGCTTCGGCTCATTGTTGGAGCTCTCGTGGAGAGGTTCAAAGATGATTGatctgggtggaggagagacCAGGACTTTCCTTAAGGATGGAGATGAGGTCACCATTACAG GCTTTTGTGAGGGTCTGGGATACCGGGTGGGTTTCGGGCCATGCATGGGAAAGATCCTTCCTGCCCTGCAACAGTAA
- the LOC113573920 gene encoding cortexin domain-containing 1: MEETTPDPAFVDVDQGLTLACIAFLCLLLVAMIIRCAKVIMDPYSAIPTSTWEEQHLDD, encoded by the coding sequence ATGGAGGAGACAACACCTGACCCCGCCTTCGTGGACGTGGACCAGGGCCTGACCCTGGCCTGCATCGCCTTCCTCTGCCTGCTACTGGTGGCCATGATTATCCGCTGCGCCAAGGTCATCATGGACCCCTACAGTGCCATCCCTACCTCCACATGGGAGGAGCAGCACCTGGACGACTAG
- the zfand6 gene encoding AN1-type zinc finger protein 6 isoform X2 — MNHFSGRAMAQDPKPTQAPLLCATGCGFYGNPRTNGMCSVCYRDSLQKHNGGGRVSEPVSASLGSVEACPPAQSAPVPPGPVLEENSQGHVTTAAVEQAEPASETSQAKLKTDDVADLSVEPFTAGLDKSKPKKNRCFTCRRKVGLTGFGCRCGNLFCGVHRYSDLHSCTFDYKADAAQKIRKENPVIVGERIKKI, encoded by the exons ATGAACCACTTTAGCGG GAGGGCCATGGCTCAGGACCCCAAGCCGACCCAAGCACCCCTGCTGTGCGCCACGGGCTGCGGTTTCTACGGCAACCCGCGCACCAACGGCATGTGCTCCGTGTGCTACAGAGACTCCCTGCAGAAGCACAACGGTGGCGGCAGGGTCAGCGAGCCAG TGTCAGCCAGCCTGGGCAGCGTGGAAGCCTGTCCGCCCGCACAGTCCGCCCCGGTCCCGCCAGGCCCGGTGCTGGAAGAGAACAG CCAAGGCCACGTAACCACAGCAGCAGTCGAGCAGGCGGAGCCTGCTTCAGAAACATCTCAGGCCAAGCTGAAGACAGATGATGTAGCAG ACCTCTCAGTGGAACCCTTCACCGCTGGGCTGGACAAGTCCAAACCGAAGAAAAACCGATGTTTCACCTGCCGCAGAAAAGTGGGCCTCACCG GCTTTGGGTGCCGCTGCGGGAACCTGTTCTGCGGTGTCCACCGGTACTCTGACCTCCACAGCTGCACTTTTGACTACAAGGCCGACGCGGCTCAGAAAATCAGGAAAGAAAACCCAGTCATCGTCGGGGAAAGAATTAAAAAGATCTGA